One window of the Sulfolobales archaeon genome contains the following:
- a CDS encoding twin-arginine translocase TatA/TatE family subunit yields MPTIDTMLLLGLIVLILVLGPSKLPQFARAIGEAVREFRKASSAISEENIKENIKKEIQGEHSRAQAVQQPSIQAQTAVEVDTSNAIVAAAIKEGIDVRGKTIDQIAEELAKKLREKRAASTGHI; encoded by the coding sequence ATGCCAACGATAGATACAATGCTTCTGCTAGGGCTGATCGTGCTTATCCTAGTATTGGGTCCCTCCAAGCTCCCTCAATTTGCTAGGGCTATTGGAGAGGCTGTTAGGGAGTTTAGAAAGGCTTCTTCTGCTATATCTGAGGAGAATATAAAGGAAAATATTAAGAAGGAGATCCAGGGGGAGCACTCGAGAGCCCAGGCTGTTCAGCAACCCTCTATACAGGCTCAAACGGCTGTAGAGGTTGACACAAGCAACGCTATTGTTGCGGCAGCGATTAAGGAGGGTATTGATGTTAGGGGTAAGACTATTGATCAAATAGCTGAGGAGCTGGCTAAGAAGCTGAGGGAGAAGAGGGCTGCTTCTACAGGCCATATATAG
- the rqcH gene encoding ribosome rescue protein RqcH codes for MKKSMTWVDIAVWMQENAGGIARGYIDNVYGDEDQMILRIRRSSGEPLNLVIAPEEAIYITSRSIEKRGEELGHVAMLFRKYLRDMAVKGVFQKPCERIVEIIVARGGEEYRLIVELIPRGLIALVDSDGIVKALNRRLVARDREVRIGGRYQYPPSLPSICTQDPSKLVEGVMRGYDIVRGIITGANIPPDVAEEIIYRLGIRKDARPADLGVTSVREIIEGVIGFIEDVKKSPNPGIILDHSGSPYGFYPFEPRHLISAGYTFKRLSSFNEAIDLFYAHAKALMKKEKPPELLRIEKGIEKLRSQIAEASERLKTMEKILEYVNQNYQQLEELFECVRKRLGSCAEAPDDVIRVRGDTLEIEVGGLKYRFDPRLSFMENYIQIRKKVAELEKRISRGSEEVARLEEEARRIYAEIERRRAVEAIRSLRRREWFERYHWIITSEGLLAIGGMDADQNERIVKKYLRDDYIFLHADIQGGSAVILFTDKEYTNRSIEEAARIAACYSRAWQAGYGSIDVFYVKGSQVSKSPPPGQYLEKGSFMIYGERGWIRGVPLELAIGIQPIEETIPRIIVGPPELVSSRAVIWSILIPGDVGRREAAEYIHRRWVESGRVRREVVEAIDVDEIARRLPGRVRIASSRV; via the coding sequence ATGAAGAAGTCGATGACATGGGTAGACATAGCTGTGTGGATGCAAGAGAATGCTGGGGGCATTGCACGTGGGTATATAGATAATGTATATGGCGATGAGGATCAGATGATCCTCAGGATCAGAAGATCCTCGGGGGAACCGCTAAACCTCGTTATAGCCCCCGAAGAGGCTATCTACATAACCAGTAGATCTATTGAGAAGAGGGGTGAAGAGCTAGGCCATGTGGCTATGTTATTTAGAAAATATCTGAGGGATATGGCTGTAAAAGGGGTATTCCAAAAGCCTTGTGAGAGGATAGTAGAGATTATTGTTGCTAGGGGTGGGGAGGAGTATAGGCTGATTGTCGAGTTGATCCCTAGGGGGTTGATCGCCCTGGTTGATAGCGATGGAATAGTTAAGGCTCTGAATAGAAGGCTTGTTGCTAGGGATAGAGAGGTGAGGATCGGGGGTAGATATCAATATCCTCCCAGCCTGCCAAGCATATGTACGCAAGATCCTTCGAAGTTGGTTGAAGGGGTGATGAGGGGTTATGATATTGTGAGAGGAATTATAACTGGTGCCAACATACCTCCGGATGTGGCTGAAGAGATCATCTATAGGCTGGGGATTAGGAAGGACGCTAGACCAGCTGATCTTGGTGTTACCTCTGTTAGAGAGATTATAGAGGGTGTTATCGGCTTCATAGAGGATGTTAAGAAATCGCCTAACCCAGGTATTATCTTAGATCATAGTGGATCTCCATACGGCTTCTATCCATTCGAGCCGAGGCACCTGATCTCAGCTGGATATACATTCAAGAGGCTCTCAAGCTTCAACGAGGCTATAGATCTATTCTACGCCCATGCCAAAGCTCTAATGAAGAAGGAAAAGCCCCCGGAGCTCTTGAGAATTGAGAAGGGTATTGAGAAGCTGAGATCCCAGATAGCGGAGGCTAGCGAGAGGCTTAAGACTATGGAGAAGATCCTAGAGTATGTGAATCAGAACTACCAGCAATTAGAAGAGCTATTCGAATGTGTTAGGAAGAGGTTAGGTAGCTGTGCAGAAGCCCCAGACGATGTGATCCGTGTTAGAGGGGATACACTTGAGATCGAGGTTGGGGGTTTGAAATATAGATTTGATCCCAGGCTATCCTTTATGGAGAACTATATACAGATTAGGAAGAAAGTTGCGGAGCTTGAGAAGAGGATCTCGAGGGGGTCTGAGGAGGTTGCTAGGCTTGAGGAGGAGGCTAGGAGGATATATGCTGAGATCGAGAGGAGAAGGGCTGTTGAAGCTATTAGGAGCCTTAGGAGGAGGGAGTGGTTTGAGAGATACCACTGGATCATAACCTCGGAGGGCCTGCTAGCTATAGGGGGTATGGATGCTGATCAAAATGAGAGGATTGTCAAGAAGTATCTGAGGGATGACTATATCTTCCTACATGCAGATATCCAGGGAGGATCTGCTGTGATCCTCTTCACAGATAAGGAATATACAAATAGATCTATAGAGGAGGCTGCTAGGATAGCTGCATGCTATAGCAGAGCCTGGCAAGCCGGTTATGGATCTATAGATGTTTTCTATGTAAAGGGCTCGCAGGTCAGTAAATCGCCTCCCCCAGGGCAGTATCTTGAGAAGGGATCCTTTATGATCTATGGTGAGAGGGGCTGGATCCGTGGGGTGCCTCTAGAACTTGCAATAGGAATCCAGCCTATCGAAGAGACGATACCCAGGATAATAGTGGGGCCTCCCGAGCTTGTCTCCTCAAGAGCTGTTATCTGGAGCATATTGATACCGGGCGATGTTGGGAGGAGAGAGGCGGCTGAATATATTCATAGAAGATGGGTTGAAAGTGGCAGGGTTAGGCGGGAGGTTGTCGAGGCTATAGATGTTGATGAGATAGCTAGGAGGTTGCCGGGTAGGGTGAGGATAGCTTCTTCTAGGGTGTAA
- a CDS encoding OsmC family protein encodes MGQIVNGIDVDRLRQLLKEAEKNKDLIASISKYSARVRWLGSGFNFKAYIRDHSFAVSEPQDVGGVDAGPRAIEYVLGALGACYATGFVLNATKRGVRIRNLEIALEGEIDNILVFLGLSNQGHPGYRRIVAKAYIDAEADEKTIKEIWEETVKTSPVGNTLTRQVEIIPEAKVVKG; translated from the coding sequence ATGGGTCAGATAGTCAATGGGATCGATGTTGATAGGCTTAGGCAATTGCTTAAAGAGGCTGAGAAGAATAAGGATCTTATCGCAAGTATCTCTAAATATAGTGCTAGGGTTAGGTGGCTGGGATCTGGGTTCAATTTCAAGGCATATATAAGGGATCATTCCTTCGCTGTGTCAGAGCCTCAGGATGTTGGTGGGGTTGATGCTGGTCCAAGGGCTATAGAATATGTTCTAGGAGCTCTAGGTGCTTGTTATGCTACTGGTTTTGTTCTTAATGCTACTAAGAGGGGTGTTAGGATTAGAAACCTAGAGATAGCCCTAGAGGGTGAGATAGACAACATACTAGTATTCCTAGGACTATCAAACCAAGGACACCCAGGATATAGAAGAATAGTGGCAAAAGCCTATATAGACGCAGAAGCAGACGAAAAAACAATAAAAGAAATATGGGAAGAAACAGTAAAAACATCACCAGTAGGAAACACACTAACAAGACAAGTAGAAATAATACCTGAGGCGAAGGTGGTTAAGGGCTGA
- a CDS encoding SIS domain-containing protein, producing the protein MVIPLELLRGPLIDVGGSPHYMIKEIHEEPSILKRLWENLGERVIQTAQRIYSSDKIYIVGSGSSYNAGLVFHYALANHAKRVSIPVSSGEYPYYSKAVSKGDVVIAISQSGYTSDTLEAARRAREAGASIVGVTNNPESPLARISDYVIYIMAGREEAITATKTFTAQIYALLMIASEVSKLGGGEGIEDLGVVPRTLLSSISMLEPISRRIAADVYRYGSAFALGGGVGYAIAREAALKLKEAAGVHAEAIQISEARHGPKAIMGKKTPIYCNVFSEEDLDHAAKLQKDLEGSGAPIYIVASIDVGDDVRGRSFEIVSTPPLRSASISIIAAAFYQLLSYYISISRLLDPDMPRMLSKVVI; encoded by the coding sequence ATGGTGATTCCCTTAGAGCTTTTAAGGGGTCCCTTAATCGATGTGGGAGGGTCTCCCCACTATATGATTAAAGAGATCCATGAGGAGCCATCTATTCTGAAGAGGCTCTGGGAGAATCTAGGGGAAAGGGTTATCCAAACAGCCCAGAGGATCTACTCCTCTGATAAGATCTATATCGTTGGAAGCGGATCCTCATATAATGCTGGCCTCGTGTTTCACTATGCATTGGCTAATCACGCTAAGAGGGTCTCGATCCCCGTTAGCTCTGGGGAATATCCATATTATAGTAAAGCTGTATCTAAAGGAGATGTGGTCATAGCTATTAGCCAGAGTGGATATACAAGTGATACCCTTGAAGCGGCTAGAAGAGCTAGGGAGGCTGGGGCATCTATAGTGGGTGTCACCAATAATCCTGAGAGTCCTTTAGCAAGGATCTCAGATTATGTTATATATATAATGGCGGGGAGGGAGGAGGCTATAACAGCTACCAAGACTTTCACCGCCCAGATATATGCTCTACTTATGATCGCCTCTGAGGTTTCAAAGCTGGGGGGTGGAGAGGGGATAGAGGATCTTGGGGTGGTACCGAGAACCCTGCTATCATCTATATCAATGCTTGAACCCATATCGAGAAGAATTGCTGCTGATGTCTATAGATATGGAAGCGCCTTCGCCCTTGGAGGGGGTGTGGGATATGCAATTGCTAGGGAGGCTGCTCTGAAGCTGAAGGAGGCTGCTGGTGTTCATGCAGAGGCTATCCAGATTAGCGAGGCTAGACATGGGCCTAAGGCTATTATGGGTAAAAAGACCCCTATATATTGTAATGTATTCTCTGAAGAGGATCTAGATCATGCTGCGAAGCTGCAAAAAGATCTAGAGGGCTCGGGAGCCCCTATATATATAGTAGCATCGATAGATGTTGGGGATGATGTGAGGGGAAGATCCTTTGAGATAGTTTCCACCCCACCGTTAAGGTCGGCATCCATATCTATTATCGCTGCAGCATTCTACCAGCTCCTCTCATATTATATATCTATATCAAGGCTATTAGATCCTGATATGCCTAGAATGCTGTCAAAGGTAGTTATATAG
- a CDS encoding thiamine-phosphate kinase, protein MRLSDVGEKGFISRSMGILADIWISGGLAPGDDASSYYLAGLWLLLKIDGFSAHSSKYPWNRWGDLGWKAATSCASDIVAKGGTPYAYLISLGAPASFSLEDMLELVNGFKEALKLYGGVFAGGDTNSSKEDIWVDVACIGSTNTDPIPRGGQPGDWILITGRFGYSGLARIYYERFLKGEIGVGDIPEEVIRATSRPVARVGAERVLRRYRRCIRGAVDVSDSLAESLYLISEFSGYEIELHEIPVDPRATEIARDIRADLIDIVFNGGEEYELVLSVEESCVEPIIQDMRRVGIEISYYGVITGNRGLGVLYKGLKISREGYQHFISI, encoded by the coding sequence ATGAGACTTTCAGATGTGGGGGAGAAGGGGTTTATATCTAGATCTATGGGGATCCTTGCCGATATATGGATCTCTGGAGGGCTTGCTCCAGGTGATGATGCATCCTCATACTATCTAGCTGGTTTATGGCTTCTACTCAAGATCGATGGGTTTTCTGCCCACAGCTCTAAATATCCATGGAATCGATGGGGGGATCTTGGGTGGAAGGCTGCTACATCATGTGCAAGCGATATAGTTGCTAAAGGGGGTACCCCATATGCATATCTAATCTCGCTTGGGGCGCCAGCGAGCTTTTCCCTAGAAGATATGCTCGAGCTTGTAAACGGCTTTAAAGAGGCTTTAAAACTATATGGAGGGGTCTTCGCCGGGGGGGATACTAACTCCTCTAAGGAGGATATATGGGTTGATGTTGCATGTATAGGCTCTACAAATACAGATCCGATACCCAGGGGCGGGCAACCTGGAGACTGGATTCTGATTACAGGTAGATTTGGCTATTCAGGCCTAGCTAGGATCTATTATGAGAGGTTTTTGAAAGGGGAGATAGGGGTTGGGGATATCCCGGAGGAGGTTATAAGGGCTACATCAAGGCCTGTGGCGAGGGTTGGGGCTGAGCGTGTTTTGAGGAGATATAGGAGGTGTATAAGAGGGGCTGTAGATGTTTCTGATAGCCTTGCAGAGTCTCTATATCTGATCTCAGAGTTCTCTGGCTATGAAATCGAGCTCCACGAAATACCAGTAGATCCGAGGGCTACGGAGATTGCTAGGGATATAAGAGCAGATCTAATAGATATAGTTTTCAATGGTGGGGAGGAGTATGAGCTCGTATTATCTGTTGAGGAATCCTGTGTAGAACCTATTATCCAGGATATGAGGAGGGTGGGAATAGAGATCTCCTACTACGGGGTTATCACAGGGAATAGAGGGTTGGGGGTTCTATATAAGGGGCTCAAGATCTCTAGGGAGGGTTATCAGCATTTCATATCAATATAG
- a CDS encoding MFS transporter: MFGNLFGRSGNNKYGGKRNPVRDVSIDQVMLEIKRSRSRALVIANIGITLEWYDFFVYGTVAALVFPYYFFPRDVPRELAALISLITYWLGFVARATGAMVIGYISDKLGRKVSLVIDLIIMGVATLGIALVPGYDSIGYLGIAIVSILRFFQGIALGGEWGAASAFISELYHDSRYRAFWGSFIQIGVPIGLLMGTALSAFLINLYGEALFIQQSWKILFYIGAAVAVIGGVIRYYVLESPLFQQILRRGDISRNPISEAVRRYWRKILHLMAAKAAQNALFYVYATYSLIYLTGIGYSKAEAAIAVTIAALFEAVTEPLGGLIADIIGRRTTLLLGNIAILIYSLLFPIIILRSPHDILIASIALGIYGIIHAISFAPQTAYYSELFPTRVRATAIGTAFQMTTIFAGGLSPIILTLLIGGRYYENWFWLSAIMAAYSIISIIAIIFLQETKGKELPA, from the coding sequence ATGTTCGGAAATTTATTTGGAAGATCTGGAAATAACAAATATGGTGGGAAGAGGAACCCTGTTAGAGATGTTTCTATAGATCAAGTTATGCTGGAGATAAAGAGAAGCAGATCCAGAGCTCTTGTTATAGCTAATATAGGTATTACGCTTGAGTGGTACGACTTTTTTGTATATGGAACTGTTGCAGCTTTGGTCTTCCCATATTATTTTTTCCCAAGAGACGTTCCTAGGGAGTTAGCAGCACTTATATCTCTGATAACATATTGGCTGGGTTTTGTAGCCCGTGCTACTGGGGCGATGGTTATTGGCTATATAAGCGATAAGCTCGGGAGGAAGGTTTCTCTAGTAATAGATCTGATTATTATGGGTGTAGCTACTCTTGGGATAGCATTGGTCCCTGGCTATGATTCTATTGGATATCTTGGCATAGCCATTGTATCTATTCTAAGATTCTTCCAGGGCATAGCTCTGGGAGGCGAGTGGGGTGCTGCGAGCGCCTTTATATCGGAGTTATATCATGATTCTAGGTATAGGGCTTTCTGGGGGAGCTTTATACAGATCGGGGTTCCCATAGGGCTTCTCATGGGAACGGCCTTGAGCGCATTTCTGATCAATCTATATGGTGAGGCATTATTTATTCAGCAGAGCTGGAAGATCCTTTTCTATATAGGTGCTGCTGTAGCCGTTATAGGTGGTGTGATCAGATACTATGTCCTTGAATCCCCGCTATTCCAACAGATACTGAGAAGGGGGGATATCTCGAGAAACCCTATATCCGAGGCTGTGAGGAGATATTGGAGGAAGATATTGCATTTAATGGCTGCGAAAGCAGCCCAGAATGCCCTCTTCTACGTCTACGCAACATATAGCCTCATATATCTCACAGGTATAGGGTATTCGAAGGCGGAGGCAGCTATAGCAGTGACTATAGCAGCTTTATTCGAAGCGGTTACAGAGCCTCTGGGAGGTCTCATAGCAGATATTATTGGGAGGAGAACGACTTTATTACTAGGCAATATAGCTATACTAATATACTCGCTACTCTTCCCAATAATAATCCTTAGAAGCCCCCACGACATATTAATAGCCTCTATAGCACTTGGAATCTATGGAATCATACACGCCATATCCTTCGCACCCCAGACGGCGTATTATTCAGAGCTATTCCCAACGAGGGTTAGAGCCACAGCTATAGGCACGGCATTCCAGATGACAACAATATTTGCTGGTGGGCTATCACCAATAATACTCACACTCCTTATAGGGGGGAGGTATTATGAGAACTGGTTCTG
- a CDS encoding NUDIX hydrolase: MVASIRVGVGAVVIKDGKVLLVKRRNPPSANKWSLPGGHVEPGEGILEAAVRELEEETGVIGKPLGIIDLTDLFVMNENGELATRYVIIDVLVEPISMERLSPSSDALEAALVPLDRVLEMDLTPSTRRFFEKLLSKGICSIEPSKVWITEYSHSINTIRSHLK; encoded by the coding sequence TTGGTAGCATCGATAAGGGTTGGGGTTGGGGCGGTTGTTATAAAGGATGGAAAGGTTCTGCTTGTTAAGCGTAGAAACCCTCCATCAGCTAATAAGTGGAGCCTCCCAGGAGGGCATGTAGAGCCTGGGGAAGGTATTTTAGAAGCGGCTGTTAGGGAGCTTGAGGAGGAGACAGGGGTTATAGGAAAGCCCCTTGGTATAATAGATCTAACAGATCTATTTGTTATGAATGAAAACGGTGAGCTCGCAACGAGATATGTAATAATAGATGTGCTTGTGGAACCCATTTCCATGGAGAGGCTCAGCCCAAGTAGTGATGCTTTAGAAGCAGCCTTAGTCCCTCTAGATAGGGTGCTCGAAATGGATCTAACACCATCCACTAGAAGATTCTTTGAGAAACTCCTTTCTAAGGGCATATGCTCTATAGAGCCATCTAAGGTCTGGATCACAGAGTATTCCCATAGCATCAATACCATTAGATCTCATTTAAAATAG